The following proteins are co-located in the Lacticaseibacillus paracasei subsp. paracasei genome:
- a CDS encoding IS30 family transposase, with translation MSPYTHLTLKDRESILLGISTGKTLDTIAKEIGRSKSTVSREIARNGGWRNYSAATAQDRYRRVRLASRRPRILDRPGTRDAVIRYITVLHWSPEQIAGRLSLEGSPIRISYSTIYRGIYLDNLGVPLKSHGARGLPRLLRHRGKTRKIKGTINERRGRFNDVPSIHDRPRSAENRSWFGHWEGDTVRGKTGHSALVTLVDRKSRYLLSKRTANAKADTVRDVMIELLGALPANRVRTVTPDRGREFARYRELAERLNTKVFFPDPHAPQQRGTNENTNGLIREYFPKNTDLDLQSDQEIETYIEQLNNRPRKVLGWKTPSEVFMGKKLHLS, from the coding sequence ATGAGTCCGTACACCCATCTTACCTTAAAAGACCGTGAATCGATACTGCTTGGTATCTCTACAGGCAAAACTCTTGATACCATCGCCAAAGAGATAGGTCGTTCCAAGAGTACAGTCAGCCGTGAAATTGCACGTAACGGCGGCTGGCGGAACTATTCGGCAGCCACCGCTCAGGACCGCTACCGGCGGGTTCGCTTGGCTAGCAGGCGTCCTCGGATCCTCGATCGACCGGGGACTCGTGACGCTGTCATTCGATATATCACGGTGCTACATTGGTCGCCTGAGCAGATTGCCGGTCGCTTGTCACTAGAAGGCAGTCCTATTCGCATCAGCTATTCGACTATCTACAGAGGTATCTACCTAGATAATCTCGGTGTTCCATTGAAGAGCCATGGTGCTCGCGGGCTACCAAGGCTGCTTCGACACCGAGGCAAGACGCGCAAAATCAAAGGCACCATAAATGAACGCCGGGGGCGCTTCAATGACGTGCCATCAATTCACGACCGACCCCGGTCGGCAGAAAATCGCAGCTGGTTTGGTCACTGGGAAGGCGATACAGTACGCGGTAAAACAGGACACTCTGCATTAGTAACATTAGTTGACCGTAAATCACGCTATCTGCTTTCGAAGCGAACGGCCAATGCAAAAGCTGACACTGTTAGAGACGTCATGATTGAGCTGCTTGGTGCCTTACCAGCTAACCGAGTAAGAACAGTGACTCCTGACCGTGGAAGGGAGTTTGCCCGGTACAGGGAGCTGGCAGAACGTCTGAATACAAAGGTCTTCTTTCCTGACCCACACGCGCCTCAACAACGAGGAACTAACGAAAACACCAACGGACTGATTAGAGAATACTTTCCCAAGAACACAGACCTAGACCTTCAGAGCGACCAGGAAATTGAGACTTACATTGAACAACTGAATAATCGACCACGCAAGGTCTTAGGCTGGAAGACGCCATCAGAAGTCTTCATGGGTAAAAAGTTGCACTTGAGTTGA
- a CDS encoding IS3 family transposase yields the protein MFDYIHQESHHHQVTKMCRILGVSRAQYYRYRSPKTSKRRAEDADLKQRILRIFAEFKQRYGVMKIHHELNLELQPLQLRCSPRRISRLMKELDIHSVTVNKWKAASASKTKVEQRPNLLKQDFSTTGLNQKWTADMTYIQTKRNGWCYLSTIMDLHSRRIIGYSFSKKMDTDLVLKTLESAVKNRTITGDLIIHTDLGSQYTSDNYNQRLTELHIRTHTAVRVVRMIMRQWNPFTLPSKRNVFIQCRSLKIMKLPLPSFLNMCMLSTIGREFIVHWATRPPYKLKLQHLRAKWPPDLMLSRVQISY from the coding sequence ATCTTTGATTACATTCACCAAGAAAGCCATCACCACCAGGTAACCAAGATGTGCCGAATCCTCGGTGTTTCCAGAGCTCAGTATTATCGTTATCGATCCCCCAAAACTTCAAAACGCCGGGCCGAAGATGCGGACTTGAAACAACGGATTCTGCGGATCTTTGCGGAATTTAAGCAGCGATACGGTGTTATGAAGATCCACCATGAATTGAATCTGGAACTTCAACCACTGCAGCTTCGGTGCAGTCCACGACGGATTTCCCGGCTCATGAAGGAACTGGATATCCACTCCGTTACCGTCAATAAGTGGAAAGCGGCTTCGGCTTCCAAAACCAAGGTTGAACAGCGTCCCAACTTGCTTAAGCAGGATTTCTCGACCACTGGTTTAAATCAAAAATGGACCGCTGATATGACCTATATTCAAACGAAGCGTAATGGCTGGTGTTACTTATCAACCATCATGGACCTGCACTCACGACGGATTATCGGCTATTCGTTCTCAAAAAAGATGGATACTGATTTAGTCTTAAAGACCCTTGAAAGCGCGGTTAAAAATCGAACCATTACTGGGGACCTGATTATCCATACGGATTTAGGATCACAGTATACCAGCGATAATTACAATCAACGTTTAACTGAACTACATATCCGCACTCATACAGCCGTAAGGGTTGTCCGTATGATAATGCGCCAATGGAATCCTTTCACGCTTCCCTCAAAAAGGAATGTGTTTATCCAGTGCCGGTCTTTGAAGATTATGAAACTGCCGCTTCCGTCCTTTTTGAATATGTGCATGCTTTCTACAATAGGAAGAGAATTCATAGTTCACTGGGCTACCAGACCCCCTTACAAGTTGAAATTGCAACACTTACGAGCCAAATGGCCGCCTGATTTAATGCTTTCCAGGGTTCAAATAAGTTATTAA
- a CDS encoding IS3 family transposase: MPTRYDKEFKQNIINLYKQGESAAQLAREYGIGYSTVHKWIQGQAKTQSGKSPDEIKAMEKRLASLSEENEILKKALGFLAQK; this comes from the coding sequence ATGCCAACTCGTTACGACAAAGAATTCAAACAAAACATTATCAACCTATATAAGCAAGGCGAATCAGCTGCTCAACTGGCCAGAGAATATGGCATTGGCTATTCAACAGTTCATAAGTGGATCCAGGGCCAGGCCAAAACTCAATCCGGTAAATCGCCAGACGAAATCAAAGCGATGGAAAAGCGACTGGCTTCGCTGTCTGAGGAGAACGAAATCCTAAAAAAAGCCCTGGGCTTCCTTGCGCAGAAGTAA
- a CDS encoding SFCGS family glycine-rich protein, whose translation MVKVVIADRMGKGQNVAKGVEAAGGTAVVVPGMGADMRLGQVMDKEKADMGISFCGSGGAGAITAHTQFGWPERHGMRSVQEGITAIEDGNKVLGFGFMDQEALGTALVEAWNKKYPEA comes from the coding sequence ATGGTTAAAGTTGTTATTGCAGATCGGATGGGTAAGGGTCAGAACGTTGCGAAAGGCGTTGAAGCGGCTGGTGGTACAGCGGTTGTTGTGCCAGGCATGGGTGCAGATATGCGCTTGGGTCAAGTGATGGATAAAGAAAAAGCCGATATGGGGATTAGCTTCTGCGGTTCAGGCGGTGCTGGTGCAATCACAGCGCACACCCAGTTTGGCTGGCCAGAACGTCATGGTATGCGTTCCGTTCAAGAAGGAATTACCGCGATTGAAGACGGCAATAAAGTGCTTGGTTTCGGCTTTATGGATCAAGAAGCTTTAGGTACAGCCCTTGTCGAGGCGTGGAACAAGAAATATCCAGAAGCTTAA
- a CDS encoding transcriptional regulator yields MIPLDANVELPTEVKAMIEQSSDVQATTALVNYVIKLAAAAEIHFTDLQLQVLTNHLIEMLGRSKSGEQLPAVDPTMFAEVSQKSLDLADQVVQHIGHLEVAEKYVLSIHFEAAQDKI; encoded by the coding sequence ATGATACCACTGGACGCGAACGTTGAATTACCCACAGAAGTCAAAGCGATGATCGAACAAAGCAGTGATGTCCAAGCAACAACAGCGCTTGTCAATTATGTCATCAAACTAGCCGCTGCGGCGGAGATTCATTTTACTGATCTTCAGCTGCAAGTACTCACGAATCATCTCATTGAAATGCTAGGCCGATCGAAGTCAGGCGAGCAATTGCCAGCGGTTGATCCGACAATGTTCGCTGAAGTTTCGCAAAAGTCGTTGGATTTGGCTGATCAAGTTGTGCAGCATATCGGGCATTTGGAAGTCGCAGAGAAGTATGTTTTATCGATTCATTTTGAAGCGGCGCAGGATAAGATTTAA
- a CDS encoding BglG family transcription antiterminator, protein MSLSNRQRQIVLQLISAEGAVTAKQLAESVAVSVRTVKYDLTDIRDWLAAKDSVLKSAPRKGIWIEASEAARTALREKIDDQLADNYLAPNERILRMILILSQTGDYTTQQQLQARVNVSQTTVNNDLKKLAVYLEQFNVKLISKNYYGYKLNGTELAIRRLLEQLITQQLNRKTLMAELVDSLNTKTESKRALVLTGEATFDHAFNTILKEAIRLGKQEGDMPDPSTLIATIIRLTIGVIRQGFNQLVNSYHRVEQSQTDQQYSDKLIMRTLTFYNLPALTDDYDYYLGQSVNEKVAPQDHNLVAMTHRIILAVGALVDHDFSHDSQLQENLYLHLSQSLGKKSQLLEYSPFTQDIKQEYPALFEAIEKTVNKELAGDQAVLSEAFVSFIALHFMVSLNRDSQMRTVRVAYVCATGIGITNLIQQRIASAIPNIELVGFASIDDARALIAREHPELVISVFPLKNLEVQVIEVRPLPNAADIAAIRGAVAKKLQVPLAQIKSQQPVVPIRPKPNLEQQTQQTILTMFSIYSELKQQLPTTIDPYYGDAFMMHVFLAVQRIMFDKQYQGKPNQDDPKLVGTVEHVFSDHGLAINRAEVHAILEYLSLSHEVSQEGDDTTGRER, encoded by the coding sequence ATGTCATTAAGTAACCGACAGCGGCAGATTGTTTTGCAGCTGATTAGTGCTGAAGGGGCGGTGACAGCTAAGCAGTTGGCTGAGTCAGTTGCAGTCAGTGTTCGGACAGTGAAGTACGACTTAACAGATATTCGAGATTGGCTGGCGGCGAAAGATTCAGTTTTGAAAAGTGCACCGCGCAAAGGAATCTGGATCGAGGCTAGTGAAGCTGCACGAACGGCTTTGCGGGAGAAAATCGATGATCAGTTAGCTGATAACTATTTAGCCCCGAATGAACGAATTCTCCGCATGATCTTGATTCTTTCACAAACCGGCGATTACACCACCCAACAGCAGTTGCAGGCGCGGGTGAATGTGAGTCAGACAACGGTGAACAATGATCTGAAGAAACTCGCGGTTTACTTGGAGCAATTCAACGTCAAGCTGATCAGCAAAAACTATTATGGCTATAAGCTGAATGGTACCGAGTTGGCTATCCGCCGTTTGCTGGAACAGCTCATCACCCAGCAGTTGAATCGTAAAACGCTCATGGCCGAGCTGGTTGACAGCTTGAACACTAAAACCGAATCGAAAAGAGCTTTAGTTTTGACCGGTGAAGCAACTTTTGATCACGCGTTCAATACCATCTTGAAAGAAGCCATTCGTCTAGGTAAACAGGAAGGCGACATGCCTGATCCTAGTACACTGATTGCCACGATCATTCGGTTGACCATCGGCGTGATTCGCCAAGGGTTTAATCAACTAGTCAACAGCTATCATCGGGTTGAACAGTCCCAAACGGATCAGCAGTATTCGGACAAACTGATCATGAGGACGTTGACTTTTTACAACTTGCCAGCGCTCACGGACGATTACGACTATTATCTCGGTCAAAGCGTTAACGAAAAAGTGGCTCCGCAAGATCATAACTTGGTCGCGATGACACATCGCATCATCTTGGCGGTTGGGGCATTGGTTGATCATGATTTTAGTCACGACAGTCAGCTGCAGGAAAATCTGTACTTGCATCTTAGTCAGTCCTTGGGTAAGAAAAGTCAGCTGCTTGAGTACAGCCCGTTTACGCAAGATATTAAGCAAGAGTATCCGGCCTTGTTTGAAGCAATTGAAAAAACCGTCAATAAAGAGTTGGCAGGTGATCAGGCAGTTTTAAGTGAGGCGTTTGTTTCCTTCATTGCCTTGCATTTCATGGTGTCGCTCAATCGCGATAGCCAGATGCGCACGGTTCGGGTCGCATACGTTTGTGCAACTGGCATTGGAATCACCAATCTGATTCAGCAGCGCATTGCTTCAGCGATTCCAAACATCGAACTGGTTGGCTTTGCTTCCATTGATGACGCGCGGGCGTTGATTGCGCGCGAACATCCTGAGTTGGTCATCAGTGTGTTTCCGCTCAAGAATTTGGAGGTTCAGGTGATTGAAGTGCGACCGTTGCCGAATGCCGCTGACATCGCTGCGATTCGAGGAGCGGTTGCTAAAAAATTACAAGTACCGCTTGCCCAGATTAAGTCACAGCAGCCAGTAGTGCCGATTAGACCGAAGCCCAATCTTGAACAACAGACGCAGCAGACGATTTTGACTATGTTCAGTATCTATTCGGAACTCAAGCAGCAATTGCCAACAACAATTGATCCATATTACGGCGATGCGTTCATGATGCACGTTTTCCTCGCGGTCCAACGCATTATGTTTGATAAGCAGTATCAGGGAAAACCAAATCAGGATGATCCTAAGCTGGTGGGGACAGTTGAGCATGTCTTTTCGGATCACGGCCTTGCCATCAATCGTGCAGAAGTGCATGCGATCCTAGAGTATTTGAGCTTAAGTCATGAAGTATCACAGGAAGGGGATGATACCACTGGACGCGAACGTTGA
- a CDS encoding transaldolase family protein, with product MFIDTANLDQVKEMLSFNQFEGVTTNPKLLLKEGHPRFEQLGKIRDLKPGVLFVQLVGDTEEELLADYHELRKRFPDNDDTRMAFKIPLFEPGYRAVSAIRAEKPDECLLGTAVYSVRQGFMACVVDCDYIAPYVNRMEQLDIDPYSVIAETHSFYKSTDTHIRIMGASFKTASQVMAAIKAGAENVTISYDIFQQLMTNAAANDAIRVFNEEGHQLDKTAGI from the coding sequence ATGTTTATTGATACAGCGAACCTCGATCAAGTCAAAGAAATGTTGAGTTTTAATCAGTTCGAAGGGGTTACCACCAATCCCAAGCTGTTGCTGAAGGAAGGCCATCCACGCTTCGAACAATTAGGTAAGATTCGCGACTTGAAGCCAGGCGTTTTGTTCGTGCAATTGGTTGGCGATACTGAGGAAGAATTGTTAGCTGACTATCACGAATTACGCAAGCGCTTTCCGGATAATGATGACACGCGCATGGCCTTTAAGATTCCATTATTTGAACCAGGCTATCGGGCAGTATCAGCGATTCGCGCTGAAAAGCCCGATGAGTGTCTGCTAGGCACGGCCGTTTATTCCGTTCGCCAGGGCTTCATGGCCTGCGTCGTTGACTGTGATTACATTGCCCCTTACGTCAATCGTATGGAGCAGTTGGACATTGACCCATACAGCGTGATCGCCGAGACACATTCATTCTACAAGAGTACTGACACACACATTAGAATCATGGGCGCGAGCTTCAAGACCGCTTCACAAGTGATGGCTGCCATCAAAGCTGGGGCAGAAAATGTCACCATCAGTTACGACATTTTCCAACAGCTCATGACCAATGCAGCAGCTAATGATGCGATTCGCGTCTTCAATGAAGAAGGCCATCAGCTGGATAAAACGGCTGGGATTTGA
- a CDS encoding PTS glucitol/sorbitol transporter subunit IIA — MSSLAETVKYETKILEVGSEARGFKDINMAILFGDEAPDALRSSCFIINVNKILEPIEVGDVMTFDDQSYKITAVGNEVNTNLGNLGHTAIVFDGSTTPELAGSLYLKEKTYPELDVGTTIKIIRA, encoded by the coding sequence GTGTCGTCATTAGCAGAAACAGTAAAATACGAGACAAAAATTCTTGAAGTTGGTTCGGAAGCACGGGGGTTCAAGGATATCAATATGGCCATTCTTTTTGGAGATGAAGCCCCTGATGCATTACGATCGTCTTGCTTCATTATTAATGTCAATAAAATTTTGGAACCAATCGAAGTCGGAGATGTGATGACGTTCGACGATCAATCTTATAAGATCACGGCGGTTGGCAATGAGGTGAACACCAATCTGGGCAACCTTGGTCATACAGCGATTGTTTTCGATGGTTCGACAACACCTGAGCTCGCAGGATCGCTTTATTTGAAAGAAAAGACGTATCCAGAATTAGATGTCGGGACTACAATTAAAATAATAAGAGCGTGA
- the srlE gene encoding PTS glucitol/sorbitol transporter subunit IIB — MADQKWHSIQVVKGSGGYGGPLTITPTEQKHKFIYVTGGNRPAIVDKIVELTGMEAVDGFKTSIPEDETAVAIIDCGGTLRCGIYPKKNILTINVLPTGKSGPLAKYIVPKLYVSNVDVNQITALPDDAVPDQSLNGVPFDQRGEAGKQHAALAASAASQTTAIETQTTTAKDQEAADAREAKFDTNKTITAQMKKPNFIARIGIGAGKVIATFNQAAKDSVQTMLNTVIPFMAFVALLIGIIQGSGLGSWFAKLMTPLAGNVFGLIVIGFICSLPFLSPILGPGAVIAQVIGTLIGVEIGRGNIQPQYALPALFAINTQNAADFIPVGLGLEEADSKTVEVGVVSVLYSRFLNGVPRVVVAWLASFGLYAK, encoded by the coding sequence ATGGCTGATCAAAAATGGCATAGTATTCAAGTTGTGAAAGGTTCAGGCGGCTATGGCGGCCCCTTGACCATTACACCTACAGAACAAAAGCATAAGTTTATCTACGTGACTGGCGGCAATCGACCTGCCATCGTTGACAAGATTGTTGAGTTAACTGGGATGGAAGCAGTCGACGGTTTCAAGACATCTATCCCTGAAGACGAGACGGCAGTTGCGATCATTGACTGTGGCGGCACACTACGTTGCGGAATTTATCCGAAGAAAAACATTCTGACGATTAACGTTTTACCAACTGGGAAGTCTGGTCCGCTGGCAAAATATATTGTGCCTAAGTTGTATGTTTCAAATGTTGATGTGAATCAGATTACAGCCTTACCTGATGATGCAGTGCCAGATCAATCATTAAATGGGGTACCTTTTGACCAACGTGGCGAAGCTGGCAAACAGCATGCTGCATTGGCAGCATCGGCAGCTTCTCAAACGACGGCGATTGAAACACAGACCACCACAGCTAAAGATCAAGAGGCAGCTGACGCTCGCGAAGCAAAGTTCGATACGAACAAAACGATCACGGCGCAGATGAAGAAGCCCAATTTCATTGCGCGTATCGGGATTGGCGCTGGGAAAGTGATTGCTACTTTTAACCAGGCGGCTAAAGATTCCGTTCAGACGATGCTGAATACCGTTATTCCATTCATGGCCTTTGTTGCCTTACTGATTGGTATTATTCAAGGCTCTGGCTTAGGTAGCTGGTTCGCCAAGCTCATGACGCCACTTGCTGGTAATGTCTTTGGACTCATCGTCATCGGCTTTATCTGTTCCCTACCATTCCTTTCACCAATCCTTGGCCCCGGGGCTGTTATTGCTCAGGTTATTGGGACGTTGATCGGGGTTGAAATCGGTCGTGGTAACATCCAGCCACAATATGCATTGCCTGCATTGTTTGCGATTAATACGCAAAACGCGGCTGACTTCATTCCTGTTGGTTTAGGACTTGAAGAAGCTGATTCCAAGACGGTTGAAGTCGGCGTTGTCTCTGTCTTGTATTCCCGTTTTCTAAACGGGGTACCACGTGTTGTTGTTGCTTGGTTAGCAAGTTTTGGCTTGTACGCGAAATAA
- the srlA gene encoding PTS glucitol/sorbitol transporter subunit IIC, with protein MQYVSDFAAGFMKLFQTGGKTFISWMTSIVPVVLLLLVLMNTIIAFIGEERIERFAQKASRNVLMRYLVLPFLAAFMLGNPMCFTLARFLPEYYKPSYYAAQAQFCHTSNGVFPHINPGELFVWLGIAQGVQKLGLNQMDLAIRYMLVGIVMNFIGGWVTDFTTAYVSKQTGITLSKTVDLSARNGQEA; from the coding sequence ATGCAATATGTTTCTGATTTTGCAGCCGGCTTCATGAAGCTGTTCCAAACAGGTGGCAAGACATTCATTAGCTGGATGACCAGCATTGTACCAGTTGTCTTGCTATTGTTGGTATTGATGAACACGATTATTGCTTTTATTGGGGAAGAACGGATCGAACGGTTTGCCCAGAAAGCGAGCCGAAATGTATTGATGCGTTATCTGGTATTGCCATTCTTAGCAGCATTCATGTTAGGTAATCCAATGTGCTTCACGCTTGCCCGCTTCTTGCCGGAATACTACAAGCCAAGCTACTATGCTGCACAAGCACAGTTCTGCCACACCAGCAATGGCGTGTTCCCGCATATTAATCCAGGTGAATTGTTCGTCTGGTTGGGCATTGCCCAAGGCGTCCAAAAACTTGGGTTAAATCAAATGGACCTCGCAATTCGCTACATGTTAGTCGGGATTGTGATGAACTTTATCGGCGGTTGGGTCACCGACTTCACAACCGCATATGTATCCAAGCAAACTGGCATTACGCTCAGCAAGACAGTTGATCTATCAGCGCGTAATGGTCAAGAAGCTTAG
- a CDS encoding transcriptional regulator GutM — MNVLILGIFIAAAFLLQALMGYFQIRNFAHNYHEVRQDGRVLIGKNPRRFRQGSLMLIGLDQDDRIQEIRVMKGLTVFSRFRDVNQFGGELVAEVGADYTALQKLSRTERECFLNAYRNYVNYKTNNLSFEDFDTSRVSMFSLPIFNEIGSEMKAIPQMLTNVFKKNTI, encoded by the coding sequence TTTACTGCAGGCACTAATGGGCTATTTTCAGATTCGTAATTTTGCTCACAATTATCACGAGGTACGGCAAGATGGTCGGGTGCTGATCGGGAAAAATCCTCGGCGTTTTCGCCAAGGCAGTTTGATGTTGATCGGTTTAGACCAAGATGATCGTATTCAAGAAATTCGGGTGATGAAGGGCCTCACGGTTTTCAGCCGATTCCGAGACGTAAATCAATTTGGCGGTGAACTGGTCGCTGAAGTTGGCGCTGATTACACAGCACTGCAGAAGCTGAGTCGAACAGAACGCGAATGTTTTCTGAATGCGTATCGCAATTATGTGAACTATAAAACGAATAATCTCAGTTTTGAAGACTTTGATACAAGTCGTGTCAGCATGTTTTCACTGCCGATCTTTAATGAGATCGGCAGTGAAATGAAAGCGATTCCGCAGATGCTAACCAATGTCTTTAAGAAGAATACAATTTAA